The Chloroflexus aggregans DSM 9485 genome segment CGCCGGCGGGCAAATAAAGCGGTGATTACCGGCGGTGATCGGAGCGATTTGCAGTTGATTGCCCTGCAAACGAGTACGAATGCGCTGGTCCTTACCGGCAATATCCGACCAACGATGCAGGTGATGGATCGTGCCGCCGAATTGGAGGTGCCGATTATTCTCGTCGCCGATGATACACTCAGCACCGTTGATCGGGCTGAAAAGTTGTTTGGTCGGGTCCGGTTTCACCAAGAAGCCAAGTTGCGCCGTTTCACTGAGTTACTTGATACACACTTTGATTTTGATCGTTTGTACCGACTGCTAGGACTGAAGATTCATTAGGAAAGGCTATGTCGACCGATCCGTTGCCCGAACAGGCTGAAGTGATTGGGCCGTTGGTGTTTGTTCCCAATCCCGATTACCCTTATCCCTTTCCGGTTCCCCGTCCTCCGCGGTTTTGGATGGAGGAGACAACCGGACGATTAGCTGCCGCCGTTGAGCATTACATGCAGGGTGAACCACTGACGGCAGATGAGCTAGAGGTGATCAAGATTTATCTGACCCAGTATCTGGAACGGGCAGTGATCGAGGGGAGTGCCGACCGGAAGCGGTTGTTGAGCCGGATTCCGCGCCTCCGTACCACCCGTGATGTCGAACGTTTTGCCGATGAATTGTCCGAGGTGGGCGTTGAACCGTTCTGAGCTGACAATGTACCGTGTGTTGTTGCGCCCGATCTTGTTTCGGTTGGGTGGAGGTGATGCCGAGACGGCTCACGAACGTACCTTGCATCTGTTGGCGCTGCTGAGCCGTTCACGTCCGTTGTACCGCACGCTGGAGCTGCTGACGACCATTCGAGATCAACGACTGTCGCGTACCGTCTTCGGGGTTCAGTTTCCCAATCCGGTCGGTTTGGCTGCCGGTATGGATAAAGACGGTGTGGCGTTGCCGGCATGGGCAGCCCTTGGCTTTGGTTTTGTCGAGGTGGGGACTGTGACGCACCTTCCGCAGCCCGGTAACCCCCGCCCGCGTCTGTTTCGGTTACCGACCCACGAGGCATTGATCAACCGGATGGGGTTCAATAATGCCGGTGCAGCCGCCCTGGCCCATCGGTTGGCGTCCTTACAGCCGGCCCCTGTTCCGGTTGGTGTCTCGATTGGTAAGTCGAAGGTGACACCACTCGAACACGCCATTGACGATTATTGCGCTTCGTTTCGCGTGCTGTTTCCCTATGCCGCATATGTGGCGATTAACGTAAGCTCGCCGAATACGCCCGGTCTCCGCCAATTGCAAGATGCCGATCATTTGCGCGCATTGTTGGCAGCTCTGCAACGTGTCAACACCGAGTTGGGGCGTACCCATTCGCGTGGACCGCTTCCGCTATTGGTCAAGATTGCTCCCGATCTCAGTGAACCGGCGTTGGATGAACTCTTGACCGTTTGTGCCGACCATGCCGTTGCCGGCATTATTGCGACCAATACGACAATTAGTCGTCACGGTTTGGCCGGTGCTGACCCGGCGTTGGTTGTCGAGACCGGTGGCCTCAGTGGTCGACCACTGACATTACGTGCCCGGCAGCTAGTGCAGTATGTTGCCCGTGCAACCGGTGGTCGGTTGCCGATTATCGGGGTCGGTGGAATTCATTCACCGGACGATGCACTGCGGATGTTCGAGGCCGGGGCGGCGTTGATCCAACTCTACACCGGGTTGGTGTATCACGGGCCGCTACTGCCGCGGCGAATCAACCATGCTCTGCTGTCGTATCGTAAGGGAGCTGCATGACCGGTTTTCTTGGCACAAAAGCTACATTTGCGCAAGATGTCTCGTTCGTAGGTAGTATTGTTGTTGCAATCGCCATGACGATCGGTGCGTATCTTGCGGTACGGGGTTACTATACTGCCCATCGCTGGGTGCAAACCGGTGCTGCCGCAGCGAATCTGATGCTGGTGTTCGGCGTGATGATTCCATCGTTGCTGTCAGTAACGCCCGATGAAAATCTGAACTTGCCGACAGCCGCGTTTGTGGCGATGCCCGCGCACGAAGTCGTCGGTACGGTGGCGATGCTGTTTGGCGTGTATGTGGTGTTGGTCGGGAATGGGTGGCTGCCGGTCCGCTGGCGGTTTACCAATTACAAGCCGTTTATGCGGCTGGCGTTTGCGTTGTATCTGGTGGCTACCATCGTTGGTGTGGTGGTCTATTGGTTGATCCATACCTAAGCTGGTCAACAACGATGTGGTAGAATTGGGGAGTATTGTGGGAAGCATAATATTCGGTGCTATCTCTTATCCCTATCGTTGGTTTTTGGAATGAGAAGAGCCGTTGCGATGCAACGGCTCTTCTCACGAAACTTGGACAAGTCGGTAAGATGTAACACCGGTTTGTGATAATCAAGCCTATGTCTATCTCGGCTCGGGAACGGATCTTTGTAGCACTCGATACTCCCGACGTAGCTATGGCAATAGCCCTGGCCTCACGGCTACGCGGGTTGGTTGGCGGTTTCAAAGTAGGGCTGGAGATTTGTACGGCAGTAGGTGCGCCACAGGTAGTACGAGCGCTGGCCGATGTTGGTGGGAGTGTATTTCTCGATCTTAAATTGCACGATATTCCCAATACGGTAGCCGGTGCGGTGCGGGCAGTGTGTGCGTTGGGTCCTGCGGTACGTATGCTAACCCTTCATTGCACCGGTGGCAGCGCAATGTTGCGTGCCGCAGTCGTCGCCGCTCAAGCGATGCCGCAGCGCCCGTTGTTACTCGGCGTTACTGTGTTGACCAGCCTCGATGCAGCGGCGTTGTCCGGCGAATTACAAGTTGTACCCTCGGTGACTGAGTATGTGGTACATTTAGCCCGGATGGCGCAGGCTTGTGGCCTCGATGGAGTTGTCGCTTCACCCCACGAAGTAGGCGCGATCCGAGCTGCGTGCCCTGATATGCGCATTATTACGCCGGGTATCCGGCCTCGGTGGGCTGCTGAGGGCGATCAACGACGGGTCATGACTCCGGCTGATGCGCTACGCGCCGGGGCTGATTATCTTGTTATTGGTCGCCCGATTACAAACCCGCCACCGATAATCGGTGATCCGGTGGCGGCAATTGACCGGCTCTTAGCCGAGATTGAACAAGCGAGTACCATGCAATGAATAATCACGAATCCAATCTCTTGACCGTGCTGCACCAACTGGGTGCCATTGTGACGAACGATCACATCGTCTATACTTCAGGCCGCCACGGTAGTAGCTACGTAAATAAAGATGCACTCTATCCGCACACCGCAGCGGCAAGTATGGTTGGTGCAGCGTTAGCGCGCCATTTCGCCGAACTCGATGTGGAGACGGTAGCCGGTCCGACGGTTGGTGGTGTGATTATGGCCCAGTGGACGGCCTACCATCTTTCGCAGCTTTGTGGGCGCGAAGTGTTGGCCGTGTACGCTGAAGAAGAACAAACTGATGCCGGTAAACGGCGTGTGTTCCGACGTGGCTACGATGCCTTGATTGCGGGCAAGCGGGTGCTGGTGGTAGAAGATGTCATGACAACCGGTGGTTCAGCCCGTTTGGTCGTTGAGGCTGTCCGTGCAGCGAGTGGAACCGTTGTTGGGGTGGGTGCGCTCTGCAA includes the following:
- a CDS encoding quinone-dependent dihydroorotate dehydrogenase, whose amino-acid sequence is MNRSELTMYRVLLRPILFRLGGGDAETAHERTLHLLALLSRSRPLYRTLELLTTIRDQRLSRTVFGVQFPNPVGLAAGMDKDGVALPAWAALGFGFVEVGTVTHLPQPGNPRPRLFRLPTHEALINRMGFNNAGAAALAHRLASLQPAPVPVGVSIGKSKVTPLEHAIDDYCASFRVLFPYAAYVAINVSSPNTPGLRQLQDADHLRALLAALQRVNTELGRTHSRGPLPLLVKIAPDLSEPALDELLTVCADHAVAGIIATNTTISRHGLAGADPALVVETGGLSGRPLTLRARQLVQYVARATGGRLPIIGVGGIHSPDDALRMFEAGAALIQLYTGLVYHGPLLPRRINHALLSYRKGAA
- the pyrF gene encoding orotidine-5'-phosphate decarboxylase, giving the protein MSISARERIFVALDTPDVAMAIALASRLRGLVGGFKVGLEICTAVGAPQVVRALADVGGSVFLDLKLHDIPNTVAGAVRAVCALGPAVRMLTLHCTGGSAMLRAAVVAAQAMPQRPLLLGVTVLTSLDAAALSGELQVVPSVTEYVVHLARMAQACGLDGVVASPHEVGAIRAACPDMRIITPGIRPRWAAEGDQRRVMTPADALRAGADYLVIGRPITNPPPIIGDPVAAIDRLLAEIEQASTMQ
- a CDS encoding phosphoribosyltransferase family protein; this translates as MNNHESNLLTVLHQLGAIVTNDHIVYTSGRHGSSYVNKDALYPHTAAASMVGAALARHFAELDVETVAGPTVGGVIMAQWTAYHLSQLCGREVLAVYAEEEQTDAGKRRVFRRGYDALIAGKRVLVVEDVMTTGGSARLVVEAVRAASGTVVGVGALCNRGGITAVDLAVPTLVALTELPLESYPADECPLCAAGIPINPRLGKGAAYLRQHADRL